GAAGTGATAGTCCACCAGAAGAGACGTGTCGACGGTGTCGCCTCTCCGGTGCGTGGAGATGATGTCGATGTGATGGGTTTTGCCGTCCTCGTCCGGGAAGGTGATCCGGGTGCTGTTTTCGAAACCGCCTTGGCGGTACCACACGTCGGGAGGAAGCAGCCAGGCCTTGCCGTACGTTTTCTCAAAACGGAAATAGCCCAAGGCGTCCATGGGAAACTGTAGGTAAAGGCTGAGGGCCTCGTCGTCCACGGGCCGGCCCAGCTTCTTTTCCATTTCCAGGCGCCGGGCTTCCAGGTCTTCGTCGGGCACCTGTTGCAGCCCCCCTTCTTCGGCGAGGATCTGGTACCACTTCTTTCCGTCCCGCCGTCGGTGCTCGAGCACCTTTTCGTAGATCCATTCCTGGGGTTCGTAAAAGGGAAAGGGCCCGTAGCGGCCCAGCAGCAGCCGCTTCAAATCGTCGGAAGGCTGATTGTAGCGGCCATGGATCACGTTGTTCACGGCGATGGTCCAGAGGATCTGGCTGCCGGGAGTCACAGACCAGATGTTGCCCATCTCGCGGTTCACTTCCATCAATTCGCTGAAGATTTCGTCGATCCGGTCCAGCAGGTTCAGCTTTTCCGCCTGTTCGAAAGCGATGCTCGCCGCGCCACCCGTCAGCTTGTGGCGCTTCACGGTGGGATCGAAACTGCGGTAAGGGGTTTCAAATTTCTCGTAATACGTTCTTTCCCGCCGCAGCAGGTTCGACGCCTCCACTATGGGCTGGACCTTGAGCCCCGGAGCCCGGTAGCCGTAATCATGAAGCGTCTGGATAAGACTCAACCCTGGCGCCTGGGAAAACATCCCGCCATAGCCGTGATCGGCCACTTCGACGATCTTGACGCCGGCTTCCACCGCCGCCACTATGCGCCCCAGGTCGTTCCCATCGGTGTTGTGGCCGTGGTAGGCGAGCGGCACATCGGGAACCGCGCGGCGAAGCGCACCGACCAGGTCGGAAATCCGCTTGGGCGATCCCAGCGCCGAATGGTTCTTGATGCACAGAATGATGTCTTCTCCGAAGGCACCCACGATTTCCCGGGCCTTGGCGGCATAATATTCGTCCGTATGGCCGCGGCCGGTGTTGAAACAGAGGCAAGGCATGAGGAGCCTTCCGGCCGCCTTCACTTCTTCCCCCACGACCTTCAGGTTCGGCACGTGGTTCAGAAAATCATAGACCCGCCAAACATCCACCCATCGGGCGAACTGCCGGACCACCAGGCGCAGCACGTTGTCCGCGTAGGGCCGATAGCCGAAAAGATTCCGCCCCCGGCACACCGTCTGAATCAGCGTGCACGGCATGGCCCTCCGAACAAGCTTCAGCTTTTCGAACGGGTTGACCTGCTTGTAC
This is a stretch of genomic DNA from Desulfoglaeba alkanexedens ALDC. It encodes these proteins:
- a CDS encoding pyruvate carboxylase codes for the protein MADRQRITPDMSPGHILSFLRETPGYFLTNNERDVSQSDFKCRILPRTTLRVAPYRDDTGYFAFEVSGGASVHVDLMYKQVNPFEKLKLVRRAMPCTLIQTVCRGRNLFGYRPYADNVLRLVVRQFARWVDVWRVYDFLNHVPNLKVVGEEVKAAGRLLMPCLCFNTGRGHTDEYYAAKAREIVGAFGEDIILCIKNHSALGSPKRISDLVGALRRAVPDVPLAYHGHNTDGNDLGRIVAAVEAGVKIVEVADHGYGGMFSQAPGLSLIQTLHDYGYRAPGLKVQPIVEASNLLRRERTYYEKFETPYRSFDPTVKRHKLTGGAASIAFEQAEKLNLLDRIDEIFSELMEVNREMGNIWSVTPGSQILWTIAVNNVIHGRYNQPSDDLKRLLLGRYGPFPFYEPQEWIYEKVLEHRRRDGKKWYQILAEEGGLQQVPDEDLEARRLEMEKKLGRPVDDEALSLYLQFPMDALGYFRFEKTYGKAWLLPPDVWYRQGGFENSTRITFPDEDGKTHHIDIISTHRRGDTVDTSLLVDYHFRTFSIPVRSQQKNG